The Punica granatum isolate Tunisia-2019 chromosome 4, ASM765513v2, whole genome shotgun sequence genome has a window encoding:
- the LOC116202920 gene encoding uncharacterized protein LOC116202920, translating into MEMAEDQGFEAYEVKWRARAAKHVPPISEAQQIQLFHSTLKGAYYLHLLAHTSSFSNLIDAGKRLDIGVKLGKIEGPAEKKEGESSKKVATGTPSAGNRRGKDASVNAVNSGRQAPQQYSINYTPAPPTTQAYAPPPVHYQQQLPAPPASRTTQPVQRAPAPQDQQSTAPRRRQFTPFPAPLSHIYRQLLAGNRIKSVAPNIDFDPTIQDQSRHCEYHQGAPGHTTDDCWKLREKIQAMIDGKQLTFNAVKPPNVQVNPLPDHGSSSGPSINMISVCAIGEYETGQEPSAPFVIEYVPAETGIGYAGFDATLAPFVIDVPAREPYQDSKVPWTYEGSVGNLERQFSVMGVTRSGRVYENPEVANKGKAPAATLGIAPEATPIPQKKVTEEEAEAFMKIIKASEYKVVEQMGKSPAYISLLALLLSSEPHREALLKVLTAAQVPKETAPDLIEETVGSIFSNNISFSDDELPSEGYAHSRALHIMNVDLNRIRPSKTAVRAFDGSRREVNGEIDLLIKVGPCSFNVTFQVLDIPNAFSLLLGRPWIHFAGAVPSTLHQKLKFIVEERLITVKGEEDYAIYKETAVPYIRINRPIEIEEYKNRRGLGFRPSCHEIIEARRGKRLHRLAAYYGKINRGTPVPPLSHFFSGSQHIVGGTLDGPSSDLDDALVDLPGIYAVTEETHSGVYIRLAQENEELNNWTSRTSRPNGNTYGGSEPAFSSASRRRSSSR; encoded by the exons ATGGAGATGGCCGAGGATCAGGGCTTCGAGGCCTACGAAGTAAAGTGGAGGGCTAGAGCGGCGAAACATGTCCCCCCGATCAGTGAGGCGCAGCAGAtccaattattccactctaccCTCAAAGGGGCCTACTACTTGCACCTGTTGGCTCACACATCTTCGTTCTCCAACCTTATCGACGCCGGGAAGAGGCTTGATATCGGCGTTAAGCTCGGCAAGATAGAAGGACCGGCCGAGAAGAAAGAGGGAGAGTCCTCGAAGAAGGTTGCTACTGGGACACCCTCCGCGGGAAACAGGAGAGGAAAAGACGCGTCCGTCAATGCTGTTAACTCAGGGCGCCAAGCCCCCCAACAGTATTCCATCAATTACACGCCCGCACCACCGACCACTCAGGCGTATGCCCCACCTCCGGTGCATTATCAGCAGCAACTCCCAGC GCCTCCGGCTTCGAGAACAACTCAGCCGGTgcaacgggctccggccccgcaggACCAACAAAGCACTGCGCCGCGGCGCAGACAATTCACACCCTTTCCGGCCCCGCTCTCCCACATATACCGGCAACTCCTCGCAGGCAATAGGATTAAATCAGTAGCACCTAACATCGATTTCGACCCCACCATTCAGGATCAGAGTCGGCACTGCGAGTACCATCAGGGCGCACCCGGTCACACCACCGACGATTGTTGGAAGCTGCGGGAGAAGATCCAAGCTATGATTGATGGCAAACAACTCACGttcaacgccgtcaaaccTCCGAACGTGCAAGTTAATCCTCTTCCCGATCACGGGTCAAGCTCGGGACCCAGCATTAACATGATCAGTGTTTGCGCCATAGGGGAGTACGAGACCGGGCAGGAGCCATCCGCCCCGTTCGTAATCGAATATGTGCCTGCGGAAACCGGTATAGGGTACGCGGGGTTTGATGCCACGCTCGCCCCATTCGTGATAGATGTCCCCGCACGAGAGCCATATCAAGATAGCAAGGTTccgtggacctacgaagggAGTGTCGGGAACCTCGAGCGTCAATTCagcgtcatgggcgtgacgcgcTCGGGACGAGTGTATGAAAACCCGGAGGTCGCGAACAAAGGAAAGGCGCCTGCTGCGACATTAGGAATCGCCCCGGAAGCTACGCCGATCCCACAaaagaaggtgaccgaagaGGAAGCCGAGGCTTTTATGAAGATCATCAAGGCAAGCGAGTATAAGGTTGTTGAACAAATGGGCAAATCTCCGGCCTACATTTCACTACTCGCCCTTCTCTTAAGTTCGGAGCCACATCGTGAAGCGCTCCTGAAGGTCCTGACGGCGGCACAGGTCCCCAAGGAGACGGCTCCAGATCTCATTGAAGAAACCGTTGGTTCGATATTCTCCAACAATATTTCATTCTCGGATGACGAGCTTCCCTCCGAAGGGTACGCACACtcgcgggcgttgcacatc atgaatgtggatctgAATCGTATTCGTCCAAGCAAGACAgcggttcgagccttcgatggctcgcggagagaggtgaacggaGAGATCGACCTTCTGATCAAGGTAGGTCCATGTTCATTCAATGTCACTTTTcaggtgctcgacatcccCAATGCCTTCAGCttgctgctcgggaggccatgGATCCATTTTGCGGGCGCAGTCCCCTCCACCTTGCACCAAAAGCTTAAGTTCATCGTGGAAGAGCGACTCATCACGGTCAAAGGTGAGGAGGACTATGCGATTTATAAGGAGACGGCTGTCCCCTATATCA ggatcaaccgcccaATCGAGATCgaagagtacaagaacaggaggggactcggttttcgcccttcctgccacGAGATTATTGAAGCCCGTAGAGGCAAGCGCCTCCACCGTCTCGCAGCGTACTACgggaagatcaacaggggcacCCCAGTTCCGCCACTCTCCCACTTCTTTTCAGGATCACAGCACATCGTCGGAGGTACTCTTGACGGCCCCTCCTCGGATTTAGACGACGCGCTTGTCGATCTGCCAGGCATatacgccgtcaccgaggagactcATTCAGGGGTCTACATCCGCCTCGCGCAGGAGAATGAGGAgctcaacaactggacctca AGAACttcccgcccaaacggcaACACCTACGGCGGCAGCGagccggccttctcctccgcatcaaggaggaggtcgTCAAGCAGATAA